The genomic stretch GGCAAAATTTGACGGAGGTGGCCGCCTCGTAATGCTCTGAGCAGGAAAAAAACCTACACACACTCGCCCAGAAGAGAGGCCTGGATGGGGGCGGAGTCTGTGACGTatgagtgtgtgagagggagccgtaggaaagagggagagaaggaaatgccaaagcgagtctcatgccggcggggtggcttaaaaacattacatgacaatttgtagtcGATGTTCGCGATATAATCATTTTATATTCCGCGCGTGAGACAAGTcgcgatacatcgactatattcaatgtatcgcccacccctaattTGAATATTAAAATATGTTAAACTACACctatcagccataacattcagaccactgacaggggaagtgaataacattgattaccTCGTTAAGATGACagctggcagtgggtgggatatattaggcagcaagttaacattttgaactttgtgttggaagcagaaaaaatgggcaagcgtaaggatgtgagcgactttgacaaagGCCAAATAGTGTTGTCTAGACGACTGgctcagagcatctccagaactgcagctcttgtgggatgttcccggtctgcagtggtcaggacctaccaaaagtggtccagggaaggaaaaccggtgaactggtgacagggtcagaccccGAGGCTCAATGATGCACGttgggagcgaaggctggcccgtgttgtctgatcaaatagaagagctactggagctcaaattgctgaaaaagttaatgctggttccgatagaaaggtgtcagaacacacagtgaggagcagtttgttgcgtatggggctgcgtagccacaatccggtcagggtgcccattaggggtggaacggttcacaaaattcacggttcggttcatatcacggttttggggtcacggttttcgATTTGGTTcggtacatttatgttacagcaaggaggtcatgttctgatttcaacatgcttttcatttatttggcaaaaataagtttacAAATGTTTGCCtcaacaaaagtatggcttccataaggaacataaacacttcttcattgtcaaatcttaattgaaagaataaGTCTTCTACACTAAtaagtgcaaacaaaaaatgcagctttgttattttcatataaatatgatgtaattatcATCAGgtcatcaacataaattgaagcataagctcaacctgaactatactaaaaaacaacatcagtataacatacagtatgtctcaattccctgattatcagctcttaattgaaagattagtttttccactcaaaaagtgcagtatttggaaaGGAATTGGATTTATGTaccactgtgttatttaaaaataatgaataaatataaaacacattacagggattgtgctgctggaGTAACTCTGTTGCTTAAGAGTATAGCCTGGCTCACataacgttacgttaatcatatgctgaaatccagTGTCCTCCGCGATTGCATATCTTTCACCATAAACCTCCCCAATGctgtagtaatgtttttttccctgtcttagtctgcatgtagaggctgttCAAATGCTGCGGGGAGAAGGCACCGCTGCTCTTTCCTACCCGGAGTGTTGCCGCTAGCATAAACCACACGTGTTGCACAGTGCTTACACACAGTCGAcgttttatccaccactttttTCCATCATTTTCATAGGTAACACTGAATCCGTAATgctcccatacagcagagccaaacgatgctggtggatcctctaactgTACTTTATCGTGTCCACTCGCCATTTCCTTAACTGACTGACAGCCACACTTCATCCGTGGAGGGGGCtgggtcacgcttcatcaacacatgcgcagaaaaatctgctctgcactcaccgaaattgagccaatagcaacgcacgaccacagctttagttacactgcgcatgtgttaaaccCCTGTACCTcgagacccatgtccgcccgtgtcccagcctccttcaataggcctggATTTctacaaaaaatacacaatcggcctcataacttatttcaaatgaaccgatCAATTCATACACGAGCTGAACCGCGACTAGCGAACCGTTAGTCCACCGTTAACAGTTCGGACTTTTTACCTGAACCGTTCCATCCCTagtgcccatgctgtcctaattTCAATcagttatggctgatcggtgtataatTCACCTATCACTCTTATTAGTTATTCTAACCCTTGTATCGTtatctctgtgtgtttcctctTGGGTCCACCAGAGGCACCCTCAGCAGACGTCAAGCTGGCGACCGTAGCAGGAAAGAAGGGTAAgaaggctgaggaggaggagcagcctGCAGCccccgcagcagcagcaacagcagcagcagcagcagaagcagcagcaccaccagcacctGCAGCaggaccagcagcagcagcagcaacagcagcaccaggaccagcaggagcagcagcagcaccggaggaggaggaagaggaggagtatgTGGTGGAGAAAGTTTTGGACCGCCGAGTGGTGAAGGGCAGAGCAGAGTTTCTGCTGAAATGGAAGGGGTTCTCAGAGTGAGTACGAGTCTGTAATTATACTTAGAGATATACGTTTCTGTTGTACATTTAGGGACTAGTTTAGCgtttacaaattaagattaGAATTAAAAACTGCTAATGTGCAGCATAAAGTATCAGCGTTGTATCATGCTCTCAAAGTTGTTTTAACATTAAGTTACAGCCCTGCAAATAACCTTACAAAatggtatttaaaaaaaggaaaagaatgGGTAACTAAGTGGGAGAATGTATTGCCTGAAACAAGGACTGAGTGAGATGTAACTAAAACATCTTCCATTCATTTCTTCTGTCTGCACCCACCTCCACAGTGAGGATAACACATGGGAGCCGGAAGACAACCTGGACTGCCCCGACCTCATCGCCGAGTACATGcagaaacacaaagagaaggaggagaaaaagaaggaggGCAAGAGGAAAGTTGTCAGTGAGGCCTCGGGAGACTCGGAGGAGCGAAGTAgcaagaggaagaaggaggaggtgagCGAAGACTCCCAGCAATCAGCCACCaccaaaaaacaaatttaacaCTTTTGAAGTAATCCCAGTGCTTTAATGACCATCGCAGCATCATCATCCGATCAGTCTGTTGTCCTCATTTGGTCATCGTGTTCCCTTGTTCCTGTACTTCTTGTCTCCAGGGAGAGAAGGCCAGAGGTTTTGGCAGAGGTCTGCAGCCGGAGAGGATCATTGGAGCGACAGACTCCAGTGGAGAGCTGATGTTCCTCATGAAGTGGTGGGTCTTCACCGTCTGTTTATAAAGGTCCAGTGAGATGGCTGTAAAGTGGAATTGCTGCTCCTCTGGGGTGATTTTGAACTTCATTGGTACGTTTAACACACAATTAGGGCTGTTTATGCCTCCGTGCCAGCCACGGTCGGTCCGTCcgtccggtccattctcgtgaacacgatatctcagaaacggaacaaaatacatatatggaaataagattgataggattatattcaccagaagtataaaacattacatgtcccttataaattagaaagaaaatacTTCTAATTTGtctttcttctttgttttttgggttgctggaaaaaaatacaaataaataatgcctgacaatgactgatatatttgacgtcaggacatctctgactacatacaggctgaaaatcaaacatttttactgaattaatttagttaatttccaaagtaaaagtctctagaagtgtatgatttaaattttccccatggtctagtgttaaaaaagttaacaaaaaatcacaataatttGTAATATTGACTCACAATTCTTGTAGAATCGcgatacttaaaaatcgcaatacatatagAATTGGCACCCatgtatcgtgatagtatcaacTCGGGAGATAGGCGTATCGTTCCAGCCCTAGTCcctgtggtactgtagaaaaacgagtacgtcacgtttttcagaattttggcattgacttgatgccgaagtatcggttctcatgACACCCTAATGTTCACAAGCCAGAGACATGTTGAGTGTTGCAAACTGAAACATATTGCTTGGTTAAATACATGCTAGCAGGGCCAATCTCAGCACGTCATAATATCACGACTGCCCTTCCCCGgttgattgtatgtttaaaaaaaacaaataaatgaccaACGCTGAATCATGCTATGTAGGGAAGCAGGAGACACGCAAGCATGAAGTAATACAGGAACTACAACTGGAGGTGGTTTTCCTTGTTGGTTGTTAGGCTAATCCCCTCAATTTGTGTTGATTGTTGGAGGAAATAAATGTGAAGAGTCCATTGTCTtaacacttctctctctctctctttgctcttCCTCCCTTTACCTACCCCGCTTGGTTCTCCTCTATTGTCTTTTCCTTTTGCTCTCTCTTTTTatgtcctctcctcttttctgtgTCTCCCCCTTTCTCTACTCCTCTTTCTgtcatctgtctctctcctccctttatCCCTTTTTCCCGTGGTTTGAAAACGAACAGGAAGAACTCCGACGAGGCCGACCTGGTCCCAGCTAAGGAGGCCAACGTCAAATGTCCCCAGGTGGTCATCTCTTTCTACGAGGAGCGCCTCACCTGGCACTCTTACcccacagaggaggaagagaagaaagaggaggagaaaaaagactAGATGAGGTGGAGGcgaaggaggaggtggaggagggaggtgcAAAGACGAAAAGAAAAGAAGTGTTGAGGTGCAGGGCGGGAAATCAACTATTTGCTGGTTAACTATTAATTGCTGGTAATTGATTGGAGCAGCTACTTTGGCAGATGGTTGAGATTGAACTGCCACCGTAGCTGACTGAGGAAAGAGGTTCGTTTCCCTGCCGCGCTTTCTTCCCACCTGTATCTCGACTGAAAGTGTAAAATCTGTTCTCTTTGTGCCACCTGGGTTCTCATTATTTTCTACGTAATTCTTCAATCGAGACTCTCAAACGCCAAATGACGACTGTGCATTTCACTCGGACGTGGACAGTTTGACATAGAAGGGTTATAGTCAGCCAGTGTGGCAGCCAACCAGCCAGTGTTCAAATGCCCAAGGCTTGTGCTTTGTTTCCTGTTTAATTCTTTTATTAAAGCTAACAAACACGTCTGTATTTTATCCAACCATTAGTTGAGGTTTTGTGCTCATTTGGTGGCAAACCTGTAGCTTTTCCGTGAACGTAAAACTGTCAATTCACAGTATTTCGTGGAACCCAGTATTTGTCAAGTAGGAAGCCGAACAGGGCTGGAAGCAAAATGACAACTTTCAGAAGTAAAGATGTAAGTGTACAGACTCAGTTCATTCCCTGGCAGCTGTGGCTTGACTCCCAAACTTCTCATGCCATGTTAGCAATTTtatcaagttatttttttaatagaacTATGGTTGGTTGGGTGCCTTGCCAGCTTGGCTGGAAGAGAGTATACACACGGTAGCAAAATCAGCATCTGGCCGGTTGTAATTTTCCACACTGATAGTGACGGGCACACTGGATGACTTCAGGTGAGGAGTTGCATGCTTGGAAAAAAAGCTGAGATGTCCTTCAACCTGTAGATTAGAGAGACAAAGCGTCCGATTGATTCAGTCAAACAAATCCTACGACTAGAATGGACACAGTGCTGAAACAGGCTGGAAATCTGCAGGTTTCCACTTCCAAACAGGTTGACGGCGTGTTCAGCACAGAGCTCAGCTGTGTGGGATGAAACCCTGCAGGCTCTTGGCCTTTCTTTACAAGTcccttaaggcccagacacaccaagcagaCGTCAGAGAACTAacggcgacgaaggccgactgttgagCCGCCCCgcgttgcctttgtcttggccaaaaagttgcacttggaacacaccgcaaagactacagccgacggccagttggCTCGTACGttctgagatgaaataactctccacaccagcaggcggcagtagtctgtattcatcattcaaaaagagaaacaggaagaccgaggtcggcggatatacaagccgtatttatgatacgtacatgaaacattttctcaccacttagcttcattccagatgttcatgtagctgtgaaaatatccgtgtattgaaATAaccagatgagatgaagatggaaAATAAGAGGAGCcctctttgtttttcctcttgactttactcgttggcttgctttactggcttccgtttctcttctcttgcactgatttgtttaagttGAACAGCTTatcagtgattttttttagacGCGTGGCgccgctgattcaacatgctgaatcggccgaaaagtCTCCgtcacgggcagactagagccgacggtgagGGACAAACCGCAAAAACTAGACAGACGCTCTCCGACGACCCCAAACTGTCCCGATGgccgaccgtcagcttggtgtgtcaggacctttatCCCCGATGTTAACCTACCAGAGCTGCTAACGTTTATTTTTTGAATGCCTTGCTTCAAATCAGATACATGGTTTTATAAAAAGCAAGCCAGAGTtgatttgtcctttttttttttattattaacaagGTGGAACTTTTGTTTATGACGCCAAAATTGGCGTCATAAAGTAGGTCAACGATGGCATGTTTCGTATATTGAGCTGCTGTTACAAGCTTTTCTGATGGGTGATCATCAAAACATGTTTCTCTGGGAAATAAAGGGCACCTCCTCTCACTTGTTGATAACGTTCAGTGTAAATGTGCCCCAGTTTGAACCAAAAGTCTCGTTAACAAGCGTTGGACAAGAGAACTATCAGTGTGGGAATTGACGAGCCACGCGTCGGTTGAATTGTCAACCAGCCGACTCGTTAATTCTCCTGCCGCTCTGGCCGGTCGGTGGAGGGTTTTTCCTTGACGAGACCGCAGCTCTGGCAACTCAGTAGATGCATGCTCCGTAACAAAACACAACCAGGTTTTACTGCTAATAGAAGGGCGATGATTGAGAGTACGCGTAATATCATCGTCATTTCCActcttgagtttttttttttttttttaaaccttcaCACACACTCCGCTAcacgtgtgtttttttttctagactTTTATTTTAGCTTGCACCGGCCGGGCAACACTCAACACATGATGACTCGGCACGTTCCCagtatttctttctcctctGGCTCGCAGACCGTCCTACGTTTAACACCTGTTTTTTGGTATTTGCATAATTAAACCGGCATTAGAACACACAAGCGTTCTTTCTCTGCTGCCTCATGTTTCCCAGCGTTTAATGTGTTGAATGGAGCCCGGCTGTGCTTATTCCTATGTatactgtattaaaaaaaaatagcatagTAGCTTCCTCTGTTAGCAGACCCCGGGTTAGCTAGTTCAGATCCCCTTTCGCTTTGGGTggccttctgctgctggagatTTATCAGAGAACTGACATCGAAGAGGGAATTGCATTGTAATGTGACTCCATTCATTTCCAGTGGACATCGTCTTTCTGCTTCATGTCCCAGCCCTCGACACAGcagctatttttttaaatatttgcctTTTTCTCGCagaatgtttttcattttaatgaacTGACCCTCGGTGACATGACATGTACAAAAACGCAAAGCAGCAAGCTGCATTAAAACAGTCCCATTTGTTAAAAGGTTGTGTAAGCATATCAGAACTCGGCTGTAAATACTTTCTAGCATTTGAAGTCAAAGCCCTCCGACTAGCTGTGCTAATGCTGTTCCTACTGTATGCTAGTTTCTCTATATGCTGGGTCCCTTCTACCTTGTCGTGTACATCAGTATTATGAGTATAATGTCCTGCACCCTGACTGCCTTCTGTTGTATACTTCACCATTGACAGGGAGGGACTGAATTAGCTGCTCCCGGGTCTGCTACTTAGCTTTTTTCTATATCGTCCCTGAAACGTTTCTCTGTATTTAGCGGATTAGCTTGTGTTGTCCAGTTGCACGTTTATTGGTTTCCCTTGAAAAATGTCACTGTCATGGCGAATCTACTTTTAATTGTCTGTTTTGAACAATAAAGGGTTTTCGTTTTCGTAACAGTTTGTACTTTTGTCTCAATTGGTCCCGTTGTGTTTTAATGGCACACAATAGCACACATGTAACTACCACAGCTGTGTGAGCATTTGGACAGCTGTGTGATGGCTAAAACCAACGGTGgcctttattttgttttgtcagttttttttgtgtgtgtattatagtaaactaaaacaaaaaaataaacagtgaaaaatattttttgtaaactgaaactaaaaaaagtacatatcctttaaaggggacctattatgcttttgtgctctttccttttcctttagtgtgttatatgtAAGACTGTGTATGTGTTATATGTAAGACaaagatctgcaaagttacaaagcctaaAGTCCACGCCAAGGAGAGTTActgtcccccacagaaacactgctcctgaactgcctgaaacacctcgcttgaagtcctgcctcttcttccgtaacatggtgatgtcaccaagtaacacacttaaacagagggtgaaaagaggtgctgcagcacagccggtatgagaaaagttaagcctttttttaacattaaagcatgtaaacatgttctagtagaaaccctaaatacaagtatgaacctgaagatgagcaggATGTGTCCTCTCATGCATGTTACTAACTTGATTTCTTTCCCGGAGTTTTTGTGCTTTCTTGTCTCGAAGGTATCCATGgatcggggttacacctggatcgcTGCCGCatctgctgcctgcttgacacccacTACTACCGCCATTAATATCAGCCTttttattaatagtagtagtcattttcctttctggaaaaaaattaaactaaactaaaactagcaaacccagtctgaaaattaactaaattaatatgaaattgaaaagtcaaaacaaaaaaaaataattattgaaAATTCAGAACTATTATAACCTCGGTACAAGCTTGAGAACATCCCATTATTATTGTTGCATATCAGTCTTGAATGTATAGAAACCAAACATGTTAAAACACCCAGTGATGGCTTCGAGCATTTTATTGTCCTTATTACAGCCGACTTTTGACTGCCAACTCCCACAATGCCCACAACTCACTGCTAAGGCTACATTGTGAGATCTGCAtcagagtatagaagcaaagaggtgaAACTCCCGCTGCCACCGTTTacggactgaaaacgcttattatatttataatattttattgttcaacacaggccatttagGTAGAATACAGTGGAATAGAAATAATtgagttttacttttgtacggcggacgttttactttcgtccggtagttgctttcagtccaaaatggcgtaggcgtagctctgctgccaggcgctgatgttgcaatggaacgaactaTTAACTTTCACTTCTTTGCAATAGATGTTCTTTGTCTGCATGGAGCATTGTTTGTCTAGAAATACAATCTAATCTTAGAAACACTTGATTCAACAGTAAAATGGCTCGAGCTGGGAGCTGACTATCCCGCCCACTCCACCCTCCTCTTTCAACCTCCACATAGACGACGTGTGgatgtttctttttcttcagtCTTTGTACTCTCAACTCAAGTTGACAAAGTGAATCATTATTTCTCTCCCTTTGCACAGAACACTTTTTAGTGAAACTTGTTTTTACAATGTTTCTTTCACATCTCAGGTAGTACTGCACACTTAAAACCAATTCTGACCTCAAATCATTTCATTGGTCCAGGTCATGTGATAAAGAGGACATGTCATAcacatttccaggttcatatttgtattttgggtttctaccagaacatgtttacatgctttaatgtaaaaaaaaattgtctgtctgaatatacctctattcttcctctgtctgaaacgctccattttagcgcctgtctctttaagaccccctcctgaaaaagcccagtctgctctgataggctgcaaagaaaaacatgcaccttagcaaaggtagttctcatcacatgttttctgatcggGGATGCAGCTTATATCTTCACTGTTACTGTAAAGgactagtgatgtgttggtcgcGAACAAGctggctcttttaagtgaacgataagagccggctgaaacgaagcagcatgtaaattATGGttttctggaaattataagatttagtataattatattgaataatttaagtgatatatgtcaacacatactaatcataggtcaaaacagcgctaaattttgCTGAAATATAAAAGGCAGaggtggtaaaatgaagagccgtttgggagccgaaagagccggctcttcttggtgagctgagccaaatgaaaaGAGCTGAAATTCCCATCACTATAAAGGACTGCTGATAGTGAGTGTCCACAAATGGCTACACTTTATAGCCCTGATATCTGCTATTGTGACTGTGTCGACACCGGAGACTCAAAAACATCTGActcaaaaaaaatacaatttatttttagtttttttttaatattacagaaAGCAAGGTCCCACGTCCTTGAATACCAGCAAGCACAAAATGTAAAACACTTAAACAGCaaacaaacaattaataaaaGCTTGTTCCATCAGTGGAGATACTAAGCATGAAAGAAGGCAGACAGTGTTTCATTCCACTGCATCTCTTACAGTATTCTAATATGAGTGTGATACTATGTGAAACACTGAACGCCGACTATTTCTTGCTTAAAAAGAATCCAGCAACAttacaaaatgtgtttgtttgaggtCTGACTACACAGTAGTAGCGTGTTCTTCTGACTGCGCTCATTCCTGAGAAATTCAAAATTTGCTTTGCCAATAACACAATCATTTATTACCTGCATGACTTCATCAGAACTATTGGAACAGAAGACTCAACTACAACTCAGAATAATGTAGATTTAGGTCAGATGTGTAAATATATCATTCTTAGCATCAAACCATGTTTAATTCCTTTGTACTAATAGATTCATCCGAATCTCTCTATACAGTGTGTGTCTCACTCAGCTACGTGCACAACCAGCAGAGGGTGACATCCTAGCTTGAAACAATTCAGAAATCAGCCCTGAGTTTGGAGAGTGTTGGAATCCAGAGTTACTGCTCTTTGTAGGCCAAAGCTGTCCTTTTTAACAGTATTAATTAAAGGTACATCCATGTGTATTTGGGGCATTTGACATACCAAATCTTGAAACATTAACAACTTGTATTGTTGTACCCATGTACCCTTCCTAGGCctttcggccttggcggaggtaatgaagctaggaataaataacaattccgCATTCTCTTAGCTGTCTCCTCAGTGGACAGCCTGTTTGCTCATTTGTCCTGTATTAGGGTGTGACATTCATGCAACCTACTAGGGTACTGCCAGCCCTCCAAACGGACGCCTCACATACTGAACATATCGccgttttacttgttggatttttCCCTATGAAATATttccaaatggctgacattttcctcgacaccaaattttgggcagtatcggacacaTTTCGGATGCtgatatcggtatcggaacaactctactcTACATACACAGGTTTGATCCCCATGACCCCCCGTGTCTTGAGCCTACTGATTGTCTTTGAGTGAGATGCACCCCGACCAGCTCAAAGGGGGGTACGATCACGACTTCCCTTCCTGCCTTCTGGCAACCCTTCCTCAGAGGCCCACAGGCATCGTGGTGTCTGCGATTGTTCGGCTGTATCAGCTGACGGCCAGGATCCGGCGTGCTATTAGTCTGTTGTATCGTTCGACTCAGCATTTTCAAGCAGGGTTGTGCATAGGCATTGAACTAGCATTTTAAAGTGCTGGTCCCAGGTCATCTGTCGGTAGCCTAGATGTACCTCAGAGTTACTTGTGCTCAACAATAGTTGAACTTGAGTCCTTTCCCAGTGTAGAAATGtctttaaacaaaaacatgactgTCAGGGATATTTCCTGGTACCTTTCAGCACCTTCCACTGACCCCAGATAAAGTTTCTTCATTCACCACTGCATCAGGATTCCCTGTTTGTATTTGTGGTCAGATCATACTCCCTCCTGAAGCCAGAATATGGCTTTGCTTGTCCACCttttcacttcttcttgtccCTCTGTTTCTTGCTGGGTTTTGTCGGTGGCAGCAGCGCCGCCTCTTGTTGGCGCGAAGCTACCGTGACGCTACCATTGGACTCGAAATGAAGCAGGTACTCAGCGGCGTCCAACGGCATCCCCTCCTCGTCCCTCAGCGTGGAAAAGACATCCTGGTACAGCGTGTCCAGTCGGCGCTTCATTTCCTGCAGGTTCCTCAGGGCTTCCTGTTTCTCTCGGAGCAGCCGCGAACGGTACCGTCTCAAACCTGACACGCTGTCTCCCAGTTCCACCAACACGTCCAGCTTCCTCTTCCGGCAGTTCTGGGCGGCTATTTTGTTCTTACCGCGGCGTCGTATGTCCCTGACGAGCGCGAGCTGCTCGCTGCTGAGTTTGTAATTGTCCAGGAGGTCGTTAAACTCCTCCACCGGCAGATTAACGATCAGCTCGTTGGAGAAAGGGATCTTCCGGGTTCGCGCTCGCCGCTCATCCCGGCCCCACATTTTGGTCTCGGAGATGTGTCTGGAAGAGGAACGGTGGTAAGGTTTGGCGTTGTCATGTCGCACGGAGGATTTGGGGTGTTTGGCGGGCATCTTGCcctgggatggagaggaggcaGATGACCGGGGTTGGTTGTACGTGTGGTCGTGGCCGATATTCTCCAGCCAAGGAAAGCCGTTATACAGCTTGTGATCGCCATAGTTGGGAGGGAAGGGTTTCTTCACATCTTCCGGGTACCCTCCTCCTACTGCacccatctcctcctcttccagctcctcctgctttatggtcagCTCCACGTCCATATCCAAACAAACTAACCCTTCCTCAGCCTCTTCGTCCtcgtcctcatcctcatcctcatcctcgtCCTCACAGAAGGGACTACCCACAGCCGACACACAAGATGAAGAGGAAGTTGAGGAAGAGGAATAAGAGGAGGCCTCAGAAGCACATGGGGAAGCAGGGCTGTGGCTGAAGTCCAGAGAAAGACCAGAGTCTGAGTCTGCCTCGTGCTGGCCGTCTaggaggaggaaacaaggaaaggtCAAGGTAAGTTCTACAgttttatagtaaaaaaaaaactgttttgacCGCAGGAAGTAGCCACTTCATttcctctaggataatcacagcctcatgaaactttacagccacaaactacagacctagagcattcagaggatggatggctttcctagctagattgacaataagggggtttctgagcagtttacagatcagaagtgctcgccatccaatcgatgaaaaattaaattcttgtagaaatctccaaatgtcaaaagtttttgataccaaatcacagcatggctttttctatggtgttcctcaaggtcttggtgtcttaatgtggtattttggagggattcttgatcattttgatcaattcttgagtggtaacatttttttttaaatttagcaccaaatctgtaacAATTGG from Sebastes fasciatus isolate fSebFas1 chromosome 13, fSebFas1.pri, whole genome shotgun sequence encodes the following:
- the cbx1a gene encoding chromobox protein homolog 1a translates to RNFRRCCWRAERDRCWLLATLKAIVCLFTSKTHREPKPATQPSGSCVVATGASSACYSSTADGSNHGVFSRAYRQPIQPLRRFLREEAPSADVKLATVAGKKGKKAEEEEQPAAPAAAATAAAAAEAAAPPAPAAGPAAAAATAAPGPAGAAAAPEEEEEEEYVVEKVLDRRVVKGRAEFLLKWKGFSDEDNTWEPEDNLDCPDLIAEYMQKHKEKEEKKKEGKRKVVSEASGDSEERSSKRKKEEGEKARGFGRGLQPERIIGATDSSGELMFLMKWWVFTVCL